One part of the Mya arenaria isolate MELC-2E11 chromosome 3, ASM2691426v1 genome encodes these proteins:
- the LOC128225614 gene encoding uncharacterized protein LOC128225614, translated as MSERASMRPQCEGSEAHKPDDAHALCNSHGTFLCIQCLIEKRHLEEGTCSVVDLRKLTSRLDRARIQRLVLTQMATRRLAQKEDAEQRLEKEGGNVELAMETALERLKEKLTLMKDQSVAAMAGDIERRLAMPEVRKERDALGKLKSTLQASIDALLVADKTGADISGKDLQKYRDQEKQAALTLRHLKKDFSGDIVARFDLSPSISEILSGRIMTLGKAAFDSSHKTIRHP; from the coding sequence ATGTCTGAAAGAGCGAGCATGCGGCCACAATGCGAGGGTTCGGAGGCGCACAAACCTGACGACGCTCATGCGCTATGCAACTCGCACGGCACCTTCCTGTGCATCCAGTGTCTTATCGAGAAGCGCCATCTAGAGGAGGGCACGTGCTCTGTGGTCGATCTCCGGAAGTTGACTTCGCGGTTGGACCGCGCACGCATACAGCGTCTCGTCCTCACCCAGATGGCCACACGGCGGCTCGCGCAGAAGGAGGATGCGGAACAACGCCTAGAAAAGGAAGGTGGGAACGTTGAGCTCGCCATGGAGACAGCTCTCGAGCGCCTGAAAGAGAAACTGACCTTAATGAAGGATCAGAGCGTTGCTGCCATGGCCGGCGACATCGAACGCCGTCTAGCAATGCCAGAAGTCCGTAAGGAGAGAGACGCGCTTGGAAAACTGAAATCTACATTGCAGGCGAGTATTGACGCCCTACTTGTAGCCGACAAAACCGGGGCTGATATTTCCGGGAAGGACCTCCAGAAATACAGGGATCAGGAAAAGCAGGCGGCATTAACATTGAGGCATTTGAAGAAAGACTTTTCGGGAGATATAGTGGCAAGGTTTGACCTGTCACCAAGTATCAGTGAAATATTGTCAGGTCGAATAATGACGCTGGGAAAAGCTGCTTTTGATTCTTCGCACAAGACTATACGGCACCCATAG